In a single window of the Hippoglossus hippoglossus isolate fHipHip1 chromosome 7, fHipHip1.pri, whole genome shotgun sequence genome:
- the igfbp6b gene encoding insulin-like growth factor-binding protein 6b yields MPILSNLTAIVLLLIAHCGSWSGANRLGPFKVCPSCRDPLGAGRPPRDHNVAGSTSVLAQGEPCGVYTLSCAKGLRCVPPPREHSPLQALLQGRGICAKHSRTSPTEKPPPTGPHPSHSGDIEKAPCRKLLNSVLRGLELTIFQSDRDIYIPNCDTRGFYRKKQCRSSKGMQRGHCWCVDELGTPVPSRASEDGTLPCDGE; encoded by the exons ATGCCTATCCTTTCTAACTTAACAGCCATTGTTTTGTTGCTGATTGCCCACTGCGGATCGTGGAGCGGGGCAAACCGCTTGGGGCCCTTCAAGGTCTGTCCCTCCTGCAGGGATCCACTGGGGGCAGGTCGGCCCCCCAGGGACCATAATGTTGCCGGCAGCACATCAGTGTTGGCCCAGGGAGAGCCCTGTGGTGTGTACACACTGAGCTGTGCCAAGGGGCTCCGCTGTGTTCCCCCACCACGGGAGCACAGCCCCCTCCAGGCTCTGTTGCAGGGACGGGGTATTTGCGCCAAGCACAGCAGGACTAGTCCCACTGAGAAGCCCCCCCCCACAG GTCCACATCCCTCACACAGCGGTGACATTGAAAAA GCACCCTGCCGCAAACTGCTCAACAGTGTCCTGAGGGGTCTGGAGCTGACCATCTTCCAGTCTGACCGCGACATCTATATACCCAACTGTGACACCCGTGGGTTCTACAGGAAAAAGCAG TGCCGCTCCTCCAAGGGCATGCAGCGTGGCCATTGCTGGTGCGTGGATGAGCTCGGCACGCCCGTGCCCTCACGTGCCAGCGAAGATGGTACTTTACCATGCGATGGGGAGTGA